Proteins found in one Sorghum bicolor cultivar BTx623 chromosome 1, Sorghum_bicolor_NCBIv3, whole genome shotgun sequence genomic segment:
- the LOC110434046 gene encoding protein argonaute 18-like, with amino-acid sequence MDRYHRVEKPRPEAAAISENEIRITTQGLIRNYVTYATSLVQEKRVKEIVLKAMGQAISKTVAIAEIIKKRIPGLHQDTIISSVSITDVWEPIEEGLVPLEMTRHVSMISISLSPKELNKNSPGYQAPLHLDLKPQRYQQPQQYQQHQPRQNPIQTDSYGRGRGRGRGRGRGWGSRGGYGGGYGGYEYDNQGGYGGYGHQGGYGHQGGYGNQGGYGHNQDGYGGYGYNQGGYGGYENGGWNYNRNRGGGGGGGRGRGNWGYGGPGYDRGGRGAGGPGGRGYVRGRGRMGGGRGRGNQNY; translated from the exons ATGGATCGGTACCATCGGGTGGAGAAGCCGCGGCCCGAGGCCGCCGCCATCAGCGAGAACGAGATCCGCATCACCACTCAGGGCCTCATCCGCAACTACGTCACCTACGCTACCTCCCTCGTCCAG GAAAAACGGGTGAAAGAAATTGTGTTGAAGGCTATGGGACAGGCTATAAGCAAGACTGTGGCTATTGCTGAGATCATAAAG AAGAGGATTCCTGGTTTGCATCAAGATACAATAATAAGTTCTGTCAGTATTACTGATGTATGGGAGCCCATTGAGGAAGGCCTTGTACC ATTGGAGATGACTCGTCATGTTTCAATGATATCAATTTCCTTGTCACCTAAGGAGCTTAACAAGAATTCTCCCGG GTATCAAGCTCCTCTGCATTTAGATCTTAAGCCACAAAGATACCAGCAACCTCAGCAATATCAACAGCACCAGCCAAGACAAAATCCAATTCAAACAG ATTCATATGGACGCGGCCGAGGTAGAGGCAGGGGGCGAGGAAGGGGCTGGGGTAGCAGGGGTGGTTATGGTGGAGGCTATGGTGGATATGAATATGATAACCAAGGAGGTTATGGTGGGTATGGACACCAAGGTGGGTATGGACATCAAGGTGGATATGGAAACCAGGGAGGATATGGCCACAACCAAGATGGTTATGGTGGCTATGGTTACAACCAAGGTGGATATGGAGGCTATG AAAATGGAGGTTGGAACTACAACCGGAacagaggtggtggtggtggtggtggccgaGGACGAGGCAACTGGGGCTATGGTG GTCCTGGATATGACCGGGGTGGCAGAGGCGCAGGTGGCCCTGGCGGCAGGGGCTATGTGCGAGGCCGTGGACGAATGGGTGGCGGCCGTGGGCGGGGCAACCAAAACTACTAG
- the LOC8082136 gene encoding protein SULFUR DEFICIENCY-INDUCED 1, translated as MDQLVTMAMAAQPASPTSPHVAHKIPAGDGPYARAKHFQLVEKDLDASIAWFWKAISTGDKVDSALKDMAVVMKQRGYLTEAIDAIRSLRHLCPKQSQESLDNILLDLYKASGRTKEEIELLKQKLRKIYLGEAFHGKTTKRARSHGRKIHVSVRQETSRILGNLAWAYMQQRNFMAAEVVYRKAQMIDPDANKACNLALCLIEQTRFADAELVLADVLAGRYLARDQQQDGKIVRKVEELLARIVAQTWPGGGANSGRRRDESGSESDDDDDWVENQMLALLDVAVPYRKSSKRLPVFEEISPVYREQVAC; from the exons ATGGATCAGCTGGTCACCATGGCGATGGCCGCTCAGCCGGCGAGCCCCACCTCGCCGCACGTCGCGCACAAGATCCCCGCCGGCGACGGGCCTTACGCTAGGGCCAAGCACTTCCAG CTGGTGGAGAAGGACCTGGACGCGTCGATCGCGTGGTTCTGGAAGGCGATCAGCACGGGCGACAAGGTGGACAGCGCGCTCAAGGACATGGCGGTGGTGATGAAGCAGCGCGGGTACCTGACGGAGGCCATCGACGCCATCCGGTCGCTCCGGCACCTCTGCCCCAAGCAGTCCCAGGAGTCGCTGGACAACATCCTCCTGGACCTCTACAAGGCCAGTGGCCGGACCAAGGAGGAGATCGAGCTGCTCAAGCAGAAGCTCCGCAAGATCTACCTCGGCGAGGCGTTCCATGGCAAGACCACCAAGCGCGCCCGCTCGCACGGCCGCAAGATCCACGTCTCCGTCAGGCAAGAGACCTCGCGCATCCTG GGCAACCTCGCGTGGGCGTACATGCAGCAGCGCAACTTCATGGCGGCGGAGGTGGTGTACCGGAAGGCGCAGATGATCGACCCGGACGCCAACAAAGCCTGCAACCTCGCGCTCTGCCTCATCGAGCAGACCCGGTTCGCCGACGCCGAGCTCGTCCTCGCCGACGTGCTCGCCGGGAGGTACCTGGCGCGCGACCAGCAGCAGGACGGCAAGATCGTCCGGAAAGTGGAGGAGCTGCTGGCCCGGATCGTGGCGCAGACGTGGCCGGGCGGCGGCGCCAACAGCGGACGCCGCCGGGACGAGAGCGGGAGCGagagcgacgacgacgatgactgGGTCGAGAACCAGATGTTGGCTCTCCTGGACGTGGCGGTGCCGTACCGGAAGAGCAGCAAGAGGCTGCCCGTGTTCGAGGAGATCTCGCCTGTCTACAGGGAGCAGGTGGCTTGCTAG